Proteins from a genomic interval of Lolium perenne isolate Kyuss_39 chromosome 1, Kyuss_2.0, whole genome shotgun sequence:
- the LOC127310257 gene encoding probable BOI-related E3 ubiquitin-protein ligase 3 isoform X1: protein MAAVRPCYSSHGQSRLFHGAFRGGAAPMEPHKEMVALAPPLQEHQHQPPLFLDYSHGDGDGSHGRKRPRETEAPPPSRLLSLQTPQGSPRQRMISLAQLQRRPATTGLRLDFDDGGSEHAACTSSFDDQYTAEMDRLIQEHAERLRRALADTGRRHSRSLLCTAEALAARRARDKESEASRAVRRGAELEEQLARLREDAAAWQAKAMADQSTVAGLHAKLQRAQARSGKAAEQDNNNAAGAADDAESGFVDPDRVVELVAPPLHRPCRACRLRPASTVLLPCRHLCVCGACEPAVSASAACPRCRCPVTGSVQVFFS, encoded by the exons ATGGCAGCGGTGCGGCCGTGCTATAGCAGTCACGGGCAATCGCGCCTCTTCCACGGCGCCTTCAG AGGTGGCGCCGCGCCGATGGAGCCGCACAAGGAGATGGTAGCGCTAGCGCCGCCACTGCAGGAGCATCAGCATCAGCCTCCTCTGTTCTTGGATTACTCCCACGGAGATGGAG ATGGCAGCCACGGCCGGAAGCGGCCGCGCGAGACCGAGGCACCGCCGCCGTCGCGGCTCTTGTCGCTGCAGACGCCGCAGGGTTCTCCGCGGCAAAGGATGATAAGCCTGGCGCAGCTGCAGAGGCGGCCAGCGACGACGGGCCTGCGGCTCGACTTCGACGACGGAGGCTCAGAGCACGCGGCGTGCACATCGTCGTTCGACGACCAGTACACGGCCGAGATGGACCGGCTGATCCAAGAACAC GCGGAGAGACTCCGGCGCGCGCTAGCTGATACGGGGCGTCGGCACAGCCGCTCCTTGCTCTGCACAGCGGAGGCGTTGGCGGCGCGGCGGGCGCGGGACAAGGAGTCAGAGGCCTCGAGGGCGGTGCGGCGCGGCGCCGAGCTGGAGGAGCAGCTGGCTCGGCTGAGggaggacgcggcggcgtggcaagCGAAGGCAATGGCCGACCAGTCCACGGTGGCCGGTCTCCACGCGAAGCTGCAGCGGGCGCAGGCGAGGAGCGGCAAGGCCGCTGAACAGGACAACAACAACGCGGCGGGTGCAGCAGACGACGCCGAGTCCGGCTTCGTCGACCCGGACAGGGTGGTGGAGCTGGTCGCGCCGCCGTTGCACAGGCCGTGCCGCGCGTGCCGTCTGCGGCCGGCCTCCACCGTGCTGCTCCCGTGCAGGCACCTCTGCGTGTGCGGCGCGTGCGAGCCCGCCGTATCGGCCTCCGCGGCCTGTCCCAGGTGCCGCTGCCCGGTCACCGGCAGCGTGCAAGTCTTCTTCTCTTGA
- the LOC127310257 gene encoding probable BOI-related E3 ubiquitin-protein ligase 3 isoform X2 yields the protein MGDLGVCVVRRGGAAPMEPHKEMVALAPPLQEHQHQPPLFLDYSHGDGDGSHGRKRPRETEAPPPSRLLSLQTPQGSPRQRMISLAQLQRRPATTGLRLDFDDGGSEHAACTSSFDDQYTAEMDRLIQEHAERLRRALADTGRRHSRSLLCTAEALAARRARDKESEASRAVRRGAELEEQLARLREDAAAWQAKAMADQSTVAGLHAKLQRAQARSGKAAEQDNNNAAGAADDAESGFVDPDRVVELVAPPLHRPCRACRLRPASTVLLPCRHLCVCGACEPAVSASAACPRCRCPVTGSVQVFFS from the exons ATGGGTGATTTGGGCGTCTGTGTTGTGCGCAGAGGTGGCGCCGCGCCGATGGAGCCGCACAAGGAGATGGTAGCGCTAGCGCCGCCACTGCAGGAGCATCAGCATCAGCCTCCTCTGTTCTTGGATTACTCCCACGGAGATGGAG ATGGCAGCCACGGCCGGAAGCGGCCGCGCGAGACCGAGGCACCGCCGCCGTCGCGGCTCTTGTCGCTGCAGACGCCGCAGGGTTCTCCGCGGCAAAGGATGATAAGCCTGGCGCAGCTGCAGAGGCGGCCAGCGACGACGGGCCTGCGGCTCGACTTCGACGACGGAGGCTCAGAGCACGCGGCGTGCACATCGTCGTTCGACGACCAGTACACGGCCGAGATGGACCGGCTGATCCAAGAACAC GCGGAGAGACTCCGGCGCGCGCTAGCTGATACGGGGCGTCGGCACAGCCGCTCCTTGCTCTGCACAGCGGAGGCGTTGGCGGCGCGGCGGGCGCGGGACAAGGAGTCAGAGGCCTCGAGGGCGGTGCGGCGCGGCGCCGAGCTGGAGGAGCAGCTGGCTCGGCTGAGggaggacgcggcggcgtggcaagCGAAGGCAATGGCCGACCAGTCCACGGTGGCCGGTCTCCACGCGAAGCTGCAGCGGGCGCAGGCGAGGAGCGGCAAGGCCGCTGAACAGGACAACAACAACGCGGCGGGTGCAGCAGACGACGCCGAGTCCGGCTTCGTCGACCCGGACAGGGTGGTGGAGCTGGTCGCGCCGCCGTTGCACAGGCCGTGCCGCGCGTGCCGTCTGCGGCCGGCCTCCACCGTGCTGCTCCCGTGCAGGCACCTCTGCGTGTGCGGCGCGTGCGAGCCCGCCGTATCGGCCTCCGCGGCCTGTCCCAGGTGCCGCTGCCCGGTCACCGGCAGCGTGCAAGTCTTCTTCTCTTGA